The genomic DNA AGATAGCATTGCAGTTATGTACACTGGAAGAATAGTTGAATATTCCGATGTAAAGACGATATTTAAGAATCCACAACATCCATACACTTATGGATTGCTTCACTCTATACCTCTTGTTACAAAACCAAGAAAACCCGGAGAAAGACTCGCCACCATTGAGGGTGTAGTTCCAAATCCATACCATATGCCAAAGGGATGTAAGTTCCATCCAAGATGTCCCTATTCCACAAAGAAATGTAGAGAGGAAGAACCTCCCCTTGAAGAAATTTCTCCAGGACATTGGGTTAGATGCTGGAACTACCTGAAACCAGGAGAGGGGGTGTAGGATGGCAGAACCTTTGGTTAGAGTTAAGAATCTAAAGAAGTATTTCCCAATACATGGTGGAGTTCTCGGGGGAGTTATAGCATGGGTTAAAGCTGTAGATGAGATATCCTTTGACATATATGAAGGTGAAACACTTGGCCTTGTAGGTGAATCAGGTTCTGGAAAGACAACAGTAGGAAAAACAATCCTTCAGTTGTATAGACCAACAGATGGCGAGGTTTACTTTGAGGGGAAACTCATAAATAATTTGAAGGGAGAGGAGTTAAGAAAGTTGAGAAGGAATATGCAGATAATATTTCAAGATCCATACGGTTCTCTAAATCCAAGAATGCCAATTTCAGAGATAATCGGTGAACCTCTCGTAGTTCATAGACTTATAAAGAATAGAAACGAGATGCTTGATAGAGTTGTTGAGGTTATGGAACTTGTTGGATTAAGACCAGAGTATCTAAACAGGTATCCCCATGAATTTTCTGGAGGACAGAGGCAGAGAATTGGTATTGCAAGAGCTATAATTTTGAACCCAAAGTTTGTTGTTTGCGACGAGCCTGTATCTGCCCTTGATGTTTCCATCCAATCTCAGGTGATAAATCTTCTAAACGATCTTCAGGAGAAGCTAAAACTGACATACCTATTCATTGCTCACGATTTAGCAGTTATAAGACACATGTGTGATAGAGTTGTTGTTATGTATCTTGGAAAGGTAATGGAGATAGCTGAGAATCAGGAGTTGTTTGAGAATCCTCTTCATCCTTATACTCAAGCACTTTTATCTGCAGTTCCTGTTCCAGACCCAGAGGTTAAAAAGGAAAGAATAATCCTTAAGGGAGATATTCCTTCTCCAATAAACCCTCCGTCAGGGTGCGTTTTTCATACCCGTTGTCCTGTTGCAATGCCAATATGTAAAGAGGTAAAACCTGAACTTAGAGAGATAAAACCAGGGCATTTCGTTGCATGCCATGCTGTGAAATAATATAGAGGAGGGTTAACCCTCCTCTAATTTTCCATTGTGAAATTACTGGTTAAAGTCATTCCAAAT from Caldisericia bacterium includes the following:
- a CDS encoding ABC transporter ATP-binding protein, encoding MAEPLVRVKNLKKYFPIHGGVLGGVIAWVKAVDEISFDIYEGETLGLVGESGSGKTTVGKTILQLYRPTDGEVYFEGKLINNLKGEELRKLRRNMQIIFQDPYGSLNPRMPISEIIGEPLVVHRLIKNRNEMLDRVVEVMELVGLRPEYLNRYPHEFSGGQRQRIGIARAIILNPKFVVCDEPVSALDVSIQSQVINLLNDLQEKLKLTYLFIAHDLAVIRHMCDRVVVMYLGKVMEIAENQELFENPLHPYTQALLSAVPVPDPEVKKERIILKGDIPSPINPPSGCVFHTRCPVAMPICKEVKPELREIKPGHFVACHAVK